A region of Paralichthys olivaceus isolate ysfri-2021 chromosome 24, ASM2471397v2, whole genome shotgun sequence DNA encodes the following proteins:
- the spega gene encoding striated muscle preferentially expressed protein kinase isoform X8 — protein MLRKELLDARKALRSVREGVSGPRSKRQRDSEATEDETTEPQMETKEGPGRHQDKAGRRGPSGEGGRLTDYNPDAPDRRATLPGTYDPVVERELRTLGSRPPGPHLDPTNPARTQTADESQGLSSCVPLSSPPPPPSTHKHSSSTPNQDLRQAKPSDQSVNSVVMTPKLARAGPKIFDKVRAFEERRASVDVPGGAGSASGNGRSASFDSDDGGKKTGGPSKDEGRVLQRREAFKQRASSLEDKTSYSQRVQSYQSKFAEELQRIKKLVGKPSLKKAYSTEQLSQKERLPVGKLEPIPPQVVKKLEARERAAEQGKVGETRPRAQGNGLSTLSHDPEKERMTQPDSRGTPADGSSRGNAGKISVSMETAPVHQLPGQPLPTATRTSLTREKLQSSPAADKDSLVTQPSSSRGPGTHSAMSSKAGRRSPSPTGKTGPLVAVREPGSQYPPKPPRLTPSPTPSVSPLTKRRKAEVGRTPPALKMNIPTIVVEDEPTEVERAADRMRRKERRVRKRGRSAQPRPPEEGASSDDSYLSADEEPAEAPRFERPLKATTVSRGSEVTLRCVVTGNPPPAVTWRKDNVEIRSDASHVVKAAGEEHSLLIKQMRPSHAGSYCVTAVSAAGRASCSAPLSIQSEMSHTQGERPAVSLEVRSPIQSDEEYLSPQEEAMEVRDSNALSVCFKERPSFQVAPCDQGVTEGQDVIISAKVRGQPRPMVYWLKDKVAVKTGGRFAVRETEDGTREMRISSAQRSDAGLYVCKIINEYGSKQVECRVEVAAAAQTSLGITRGLKDVAARAGESAMFECHVTGPLDVDVDWLSNGKLIQPALLNCKMHFDGKRCRLLLNSVHEDDSGTYTCKLSTAREELTSSANLKVTPSNEPLFTRKLDVLEVIEGRTARFDCKVSGSPAPRVTWTHFETRVEESDNVHILQESGRHSLVITHVSGDTEGFYTANAQNIHGKAECTAELYMQEPRAAISSHMAKLEKMPSIPEEPEGVETEVEKRTMPDFVKPLADMEVVEGKEVVLRCTVAGLPYPTIAWYHNSKRIEGSEERKMTQYRDVHNLVIRSACHAHGGVYKAVISNRVGKAACYAHLYISDVVPDPPDGPPVVEAVTGKNISLSWKRPKRLDSSFDTSSLLYVVQQQPLGSIQWSVVASNLRETNYTVTSLSKGVRYAFRVLTSTGKTLSKPSPSTDLVQLLDRGPYLRKAPVILDKPDVVYVVEHQPASVTITLNHVHAVVTWKKRGVVLVNRPGVYEMSMPDDDQHALKLQRVRSTDVGQLVVTASNQFGSDLCTLQLAMAVSPKFETIMEDVDVHVGETSRLAVVVEGKPDPDILWYKDDVLLSESSHFTFVYDDPEYSLVVLNARPDHSGVYTCTAKNLAASNSCKAELTVHTERKEAAEPMEDEGTILRKMRRLTDYYDIHKEIGRGVFSYVKRVTQKKGKAEFAAKFISARGKRKASALREMELLSELDNERVLYFHDAFEKKDVVVLITELCHEEFLERMAKKTTVMEQEIRCSVQQVLEGLRYLHQKNIAHLDVKPENILMASPGRDQIRICDFGNAIKLETSEEYYCKYGTPEYIAPEIVNQTPVSTATDIWPVGVITYLCLTGVSPFAGENDRATALNIRNYNVAFEESMFSDLCKEAKGFVIKLLVVDRLRPSAAECLRHPWFKSPTNKSISTAMLKQVLSRRRWQRSLISHKAKMIMRSIPELLNDSSSHVSIAVARHLKEGSPPLSSSSDSDADVDELPFIPMPLSMVFSGSRVSLNEIPGEEDGPGWPSVATDGTRKVDNLDRTSPRAAAGKGLTDQEQTPNGEKTEKSKRVPLKKGSSVESDESETKSRRATMRRGSSADSALLLHIDPEEEKANEDSEASNKSLKKAVSMELPNRSPSPGAAKLSQEDYALKLELMRQRLLRGGSVDKKMSGLRGPLFETLGMDDQRQTGSLDRNLRRSRAAPPTFTRAASSETPGEDTPKTKVFRKSSSFTQGDSEPMPLHRRFGAPLEIPSVGGGSIEGKKLQEATSMSALTEQTTLESVSTSPTEKDSFKLPTRGVDQQQKQNNVREHEETEKRTKTQLELIEGVEPESRSPSVVTPIIVIEEEDEQDDRKENPELHVSENDARKDETTSADERVAHGVSGAIQTSGTSKDPAATLRPNGTDLPAFPEHPAVFAKVASADRSPASVSTSSNPDLAAAARQPVLRTDIKDIDSEEVFEARFKKRESSLTRGLRKLTRNKSEERSPGLSRKAAEGGEEVYRPGARGAPLEVVSKGLQEKSKSVQDLRDEDKETGLGRIGRFSLRGKKSVSVDKKGEKPKEEKSQDVQESVGKRVSWALGRSKSLDTKELKSAEREQRKADESTVSSMRRKFESKVAGISAKIRTQSEERKDKDAEGSQKDLALKADLKRVTDSPVLAMRQKFENKVAEISTKIRSQSEERKGEAEGKRTPLFTRHRHSQSEGRGPQAMGIPENQLAKQAGSGASKESIESTSSFQSEKASESDRRSRWDRWGLTRGKKDKTPSQSDLPSSVPKEEGLSNSQQFIRSASDFAPVFHIKLKDHILSEGDPVTLSCLPAGSPHPEITWMKDRKSLEVDDRINLISHPDGRQLLTIMKSSRRDTGIYECVATNPIATTTTSCTLSIASVPKRPGTPEIPQTYNNTALVLWKPADSKSPCSYTLERKTEGDSKWLSVATRVVDCYYNVTNLPPGGAFRFRVSCVNKAGQGPHSNSSAPVRLGSADGGPSPTVAVVKTVPTPPEPAAPSSVAVPPVKPVHSAPRVTVSTIPSPRDPAPPAVVTPTPASSLPSSDAASAPPAAEQPHKTTSSLPSSPTVKPPPTFVLPKPQSPVNVVTPMTQTPPISPPPPLVTPPSTPTKPAVASVPSYVPTATITARVAPSPVSFTPPVLQTSSLSPIAEGARTPTRGTPSGRTTPSTALRQGVPQKPYTFLDEKVRGRFGVIRECRENATGKIYMAKIIPYSQENKQDILKEYEILKSLHNEKVMALHEAYVTPRYLVLVAEYCTGKELLYSLIDRFRFSEDDVVGYLVQILQGVEYLHNRRVLHLDLKPDNILVTNLNAIKIVDFGSAQTFNPLSLKHRDSGAGTLDYMAPEMVKGEVVGPPADMWTVGVVTFIMLSGRLPFEDKDPQQVESKILMAKFDPTKLYPNVSQSASAFLKKMLSSYPWARSTTRDCFTHAWLQDSYLMKLRRQTLTFSSGRLKEFLVEQQCRRSEGATKHKVLLRTYQSSPQSAAPATAPHVPSPK, from the exons ATGTTGCGGAAGGAGCTGCTGGATGCACGGAAAGCTTTGAGGAGTGTCAGGGAAGGCGTGAGTGGGCCGAGAAGCAAGAGGCAGCGAG ACTCTGAGGCCACAGAGGACGAGACCACAGAACCTCAGATGGAAACCAAAGAAGGGCCCGGGAGGCACCAAGACAAGGCTGGACGGAGAGGCCCTTCAG gTGAGGGAGGAAGGCTGACGGACTATAACCCAGATGCTCCGGATCGCAGGGCCACCCTCCCCGGCACTTACGACCCCGTGGTGGAGCGAGAGCTCCGCACACTGGGCTCCCGCCCTCCGGGGCCCCACCTGGACCCCACAAACCCAGCCAG GACTCAAACTGCTGATGAATCGCAGGGGCTTTCCTCCTGTGTCCCCCTGTCTTCTCCCCCGCCACCtccctccacacacaaacacagcagcagtacCCCAAACCAAGACCTGCGTCAAGCCAAGCCCTCAGATCAGAGTGTCAACAGTGTTGTCATGACACCCAAACTGGCTCGTGCAGGACCCAAGATCTTTGACAAGGTCCGAGCGTTTGAGGAGCGACGGGCCAGCGTGGACGTGCCAGGAGGAGCTGGATCGGCTTCAGGGAACGGACGATCGGCTTCCTTCGACTCAGACGACGGTGGAAAGAAGACGGGAGGCCCCAGCAAGGACGAGGGCCGAGTCCTCCAGAGGCGAGAAGCTTTCAAGCAACGGGCCTCTTCTCTAGAGGACAAGACGAGCTACTCCCAGAGGGTCCAGAGCTACCAGAGCAAGTTCGCCGAGGAGCTCCAGAGGATCAAGAAGCTTGTGGGAAAGCCGAGCTTGAAGAAGGCGTATTCCACGGAGCAGCTGTCGCAGAAAGAGAGGCTGCCCGTGGGGAAACTGGAGCCCATTCCTCCGCAAGTGGTTAAAAAGTTGGAGGCCAGGGAGCGAGCCGCGGAGCAGGGAAAAGTTGGAGAGACTCGTCCCCGGGCCCAAGGCAACGGTCTGAGCACTCTTAGTCACGACCCTGAAAAGGAGAGGATGACACAGCCAGATTCTCGGGGCACACCGGCCGACGGCTCATCACGAGGAAACGCAGGGAAAAtctctgtttccatggagacggCACCAGTTCACCAGTTACCAGGGCAACCATTGCCAACAGCCACAAGAACAAGCCTCACCAG agaaaaactacAGAgctctccagcagctgacaaagacTCACTTGTCACCCAGCCGTCCTCCTCCAGAGGCCCGGGGACGCATTCAGCGATGAGCAGCAAAGCGGGCCGCAGATCTCCCAGCCCTACCGGGAAGACGGGGCCCCTCGTCGCTGTGAGGGAACCGGGCTCCCAGTATCCACCGAAGCCCCCGCGACTCACCCCGTCACCCACTCCGTCCGTCAGCCCCCTCACAAAAAGGAGGAAGGCGGAGGTGGGGCGGACGCCGCCTGCGTTGAAAATGAACATCCCCACCATCGTGGTGGAGGACGAACCCACGGAGGTCGAGCGCGCTGCCgacaggatgaggaggaaagagCGGAGGGTTCGCAAGAGAGGACGCTCTGCTCAACCCCGGCCTCCGGAGGAAG GGGCCTCATCCGATGACTCCTACCTGTCCGCTGATGAGGAGCCAGCTGAGGCCCCGAGGTTTGAGAGGCCCCTCAAAGCCACCACAGTGTCCCGCGGCTCCGAGGTCACGCTGAGATGTGTCGTCACTGGAAACCCTCCACCTGcag tgaCATGGAGGAAGGATAATGTGGAGATACGGAGCGATGCCTCCCATGTGGTGAAGGCTGCGGGTGAGGAGCACAGTCTGCTGATAAAGCAGATGAGGCCGAGCCACGCCGGGTCGTACTGCGTCACAGCTGTCAGCGCGGCGGGCAGAGCGTCCTGCAGCGCCCCGCTCTCCATCCAGTCAG AGATGTCCCACACGCAGGGCGAACGACCGGCCGTTTCCCTGGAAGTCAGGAGTCCGATCCAGTCAGACGAAGAGTATCTGAGCCCCCAGGAGGAGGCCATGGAGGTCAGGGACTCGAATGCACTAAGTGTCTGCTTCAAGGAGCGTCCTTCGTTTCAG gTGGCACCATGTGACCAGGGGGTAACTGAGGGGCAAGACGTCATCATCTCAGCGAAGGTCAGAGGGCAGCCTCGACCCATGGTTTACTG GCTGAAGGACAAAGTTGCGGTAAAGACGGGGGGACGCTTTGCCGTTCGAGAGACAGAAGACGGCACCAGGGAAATGAGAATCAGCTCCGCTCAGAGGTCGGATGCGGGGCTGTACGTCTGCAAGATCATCAACGAATACGGAAGCAAGCAGGTGGAGTGCAGAGTGGAGGTGGCAG CTGCGGCACAGACATCACTGGGAATCACCCGGGGGTTGAAAGACGTGGCGGCGAGGGCGGGAGAGTCGGCCATGTTCGAGTGTCACGTGACAGGGCCTCTGGATGTGGATGTGGACTGGCTGTCCAACGGGAAGCTGATCCAGCCGGCGCTGCTCAACTGCAAGATGCACTTTGATGGAAAGAG GTGTCGTCTGCTGCTGAATTCAGTGCACGAGGACGACAGTGGGACATACACCTGCAAGCTGAGCACCGCCAGAG AGGAGTTGACCTCGAGCGCGAACCTGAAGGTGACTCCGTCCAACGAGCCTCTGTTCACCCGTAAACTGGACGTCCTGGAGGTCATCGAAGGACGTACGGCCCGGTTCGACTGTAAGGTGAGCGGATCGCCTGCTCCACGAGTCACATGGACGCACTTCG AGACGCGAGTGGAGGAGAGCGATAACGTTCACATCCTGCAGGAGAGCGGTCGCCACTCGCTCGTCATCACCCACGTCAGCGGCGACACCGAGGGCTTCTACACAGCGAACGCTCAAAACATCCACGGGAAGGCTGAGTGCACTGCTGAGCTCTACATGCAGGAGCCGCGAGCTGCCATCTCCTCTCACAT GGCCAAGTTGGAGAAGATGCCGTCCATCCCCGAGGAGCCTGAAGGGGTGGAGACCGAGGTGGAGAAGAGGACGATGCCGGACTTTGTCAAACCTCTGGCTGACATGGAGGTGGTGGAAGGAAAGGAGGTGGTGCTGAGGTGCACGGTGGCCGGCCTGCCCTACCCCACCATCGCCTGGTACCACAACAGCAAACGCATCGAGGGCAGCGAGGAACGCAAAATGACCCAGT ACAGGGATGTCCACAATCTGGTCATTCGGAGCGCTTGTCACGCTCATGGCGGCGTCTACAAGGCCGTCATCTCCAACCGAGTGGGCAAAGCCGCGTGCTACGCACATCTCTACATCTCAG acGTCGTCCCCGATCCTCCCGACGGTCCTCCAGTGGTGGAGGCCGTCACAGGGAAGAATATTAGCTTGAGCTGGAAGAGACCGAAGAGGCTCGACTCTTCATTCG aTACCAGCTCTCTGCTGTACGTGgtccagcagcagcctctgggCTCTATCCAGTGGTCTGTCGTGGCCTCTAACCTGCGGGAGACCAACTACACCGTCACCTCCCTGTCAAAGGGGGTGCGCTACGCTTTCAGAGTTCTGACGTCCACCGGCAAGACGCTGAGCAAACCGTCCCCGTCCACTGACCTGGTCCAGCTGCTGGACAGAG GACCTTATCTGAGGAAGGCGCCCGTCATCCTGGACAAACCGGACGTCGTGTATGTCGTCGAGCACCAACCAGCGAGCGTCACCATCACGCTCAACCATGTGCACGCAGTCGTCACCTGGAAGAA GAGGGGGGTGGTGCTGGTCAACAGGCCGGGGGTGTACGAGATGAGCATGCCGGACGACGATCAGCACGCCCTGAAGCTCCAGAGGGTCAGGAGCACAGACGTCGGCCAGCTGGTGGTCACGGCCAGCAACCAGTTTGGCAGTGACCTCTGCACGCTTCAGCTGGCTATGGCGG TGTCTCCTAAGTTTGAAACCATCATGGAGGACGTGGACGTGCACGTTGGGGAGACGTCCCGCTTGGCTGTCGTGGTTGAAGGGAAGCCAGACCCAGATATTCTGTGGTATAAG GACGACGTGCTTCTCTCTGAGAGCAGCCACTTCACATTCGTGTACGACGACCCGGAATATTCCCTCGTTGTTCTGAACGCCCGCCCCGATCACTCCGGCGTGTACACGTGCACCGCCAAGAACCTGGCCGCCTCCAACTCCTGCAAGGCTGAACTCACAGTTCACACAG AGCGAAAAGAAGCGGCCGAACCAATGGAGGACGAGGGAACCATTCTGAGGAAGATGAGGCGTTTGACTGATTACTATGATATCCACAAAGAGATagggag GGGCGTCTTCTCCTACGTGAAGAGAGTGACTCAGAAGAAGGGAAAGGCCGAGTTTGCCGCCAAGTTCATTTCGGCGCGAGGGAAGAGGAAGGCGTCGGCCCTCAGAGAGATGGAGCTTCTGTCGGAGCTGGACAACGAGAGGGTTCTTTATTTCCACGACGCCTTCGAGAAGAAGGACGTGGTGGTGCTCATCACGGAGCT ATGTCACGAGGAGTTTCTTGAGAGAATGGCCAAGAAAACCACCGTCATGGAGCAGGAG ATCCGCTGCAGCGTTCAGCAGGTGTTGGAGGGTCTTCGTTATCTCCACCAGAAAAACATTGCCCACCTCGATGTGAAG CCCGAGAATATTTTAATGGCAAGTCCAGGGAGGGACCAGATCCGAATTTGTGACTTTGGAAATGCCATAAAACTGGAGACGTCGGAGGAGTACTACTGCAAATACGGCACGCCGGAGTACATCGCACCAGAGATCGTTAACCAAACTCCAGTTTCCACGGCAACAGACATATG GCCTGTCGGTGTCATCACTTACCTCTG CCTGACGGGCGTGTCTCCGTTCGCCGGAGAGAACGACCGAGCCACTGCCTTGAACATCCGTAACTACAACGTGGCGTTTGAGGAGAGCATGTTTTCTGACCTCTGTAAAGAAGCAAAGGGATTTGTCATCAAACTCTTGGTGGTGGACCGACT GAGGCCGAGTGCAGCCGAGTGCCTGCGCCATCCTTGGTTCAAG TCACCGACGAACAAGAGCATCAGTACGGCCATGCTGAAGCAAGTTTTATCAAGGAGGCGATGGCAG CGTTCCCTCATCAGCCATAAAGCCAAGATGATTATGCGTTCGATCCCGGAGCTCCTGAATGACTCATCCAGCCACGTCTCCATCGCTGTGGCACGACATTTAAAAGAAGGCTCCCCACcgctgtcctcctcctctgactcaGACGCAGACGTAGACGAGCTTCCCTTCATTCCTATGCCACTGTCCATGGTCTTCTCCGGGTCCAGGGTCTCCCTTAACGAGATCCCAGGGGAGGAAGACGGTCCAGGATGGCCCAGTGTCGCCACTGATGGGACAAGGAAAGTGGACAATTTAGATAGAACTAGTCCGAGAGCAGCAGCTGGGAAAGGTTTGACTGATCAAGAGCAAACTCCAAAtggggagaaaacagaaaagtcaaAACGAGTTCCTCTGAAAAAAGGATCAAGTGTGGAGTCCGACGAATCAGAGACAAAATCCAGGAGGGCGACCATGAGGAGAGGAAGTTCTGCTGACTCAGCACTGCTGCTCCACATTGACCCAGAAGAGGAAAAGGCCAACGAGGACTCAGAAGCAAGTAACAAGAGTCTGAAAAAGGCTGTTTCCATGGAGCTACCCAATCGCAGCCCAAGTCCTGGAGCGGCAAAGTTAAGCCAGGAGGATTATGCTCTGAAACTGGAGCTGATGAGACAGCGGCTGCTCAGGGGAGGAAGCGTGGACAAAAAGATGAGCGGCCTGCGAGGGCCCTTGTTTGAAACACTGGGTATGGACGATCAGAGGCAAACGGGATCTTTAGatcgaaatctgaggagatccAGAGCAGCGCCGCCAACATTCACCAGAGCAGCGTCTTCTGAGACTCCTGGCGAGGACACACCAAAGACCAAAGTGTTTCGCAAAAGCTCCTCCTTCACTCAAGGGGATTCTGAACCAATGCCGCTGCACCGCCGGTTCGGAGCACCCTTAGAGATCCCATCTGTGGGCGGTGGGAGCATAGAAGGGAAAAAGCTCCAGGAGGCGACCTCGATGTCCGCACTCACAGAACAAACCACACTGGAGTCTGTGTCTACCTCCCCCACAGAGAAAGACTCGTTTAAACTCCCGACGAGAGGAGTGGACCAACAGCAGAAACAGAACAATGTGAGAGAACAcgaggaaacagagaaaaggaCCAAAACCCAGTTAGAACTAATAGAAGGAGTCGAACCTGAGTCCAGATCGCCCTCTGTAGTCACTCCCATTATTGtgatagaggaggaggatgagcaaGACGACAGGAAGGAGAACCCGGAGTTACATGTTAGTGAGAATGATGCGAGAAAGGATGAGACGACATCTGCTGATGAAAGAGTCGCTCACGGTGTTTCAGGAGCGATTCAAACATCTGGAACATCCAAAGACCCTGCAGCTACTTTGAGGCCAAATGGTACAGATCTCCCTGCATTTCCTGAACATCCAGCAGTGTTTGCCAAAGTCGCAAGTGCTGACCGATCTCCTGCGTCTGTTTCCACGTCGTCAAATCCGGATCTTGCTGCCGCGGCGCGCCAGCCCGTGCTCAGAACCGACATCAAGGACATTGACTCAGAAGAGGTGTTTGAAGCCAGGTTTAAGAAACGAGAGTCGTCTTTGACCCGCGGACTCAGAAAGTTGACCAGAAACAAATCAGAGGAGAGATCCCCGGGCCTGAGCCGCAAGGCAGCGGAGGGGGGTGAAGAGGTTTACAGGCCGGGTGCGAGGGGAGCGCCTCTAGAAGTGGTTTCCAAGGGACTGCAGGAGAAATCCAAGTCTGTTCAAGATTTAAGAGACGAAGACAAGGAGACAGGACTCGGACGCATTGGGAGGTTTTCCTTGCGGGGGAAGAAATCAGTATCTGTTGATAAGAAGGGGGAGAAgccaaaagaggaaaagagtcaGGATGTGCAGGAATCTGTCGGCAAGAGGGTTTCGTGGGCCCTCGGCCGCAGCAAGTCCCTGGACACGAAGGAGCTGAAAAGTGCAGAGAGGGAGCAAAGAAAAGCTGATGAGTCCACGGTTTCTTCTATGAGGCGCAAGTTTGAGTCCAAAGTGGCCGGAATTTCTGCCAAAATAAGGACGCAGTCGGAGGAGAGGAAGGATAAAGATGCTGAAGGAAGTCAGAAAGACCTGGCGCTGAAGGCGGACTTAAAAAGAGTCACAGACTCCCCCGTCCTGGCCATGCGACAGAAGTTTGAGAACAAAGTGGCAGAAATATCCACAAAGATCCGCAGTCAGtctgaggagaggaagggagaagCAGAGGGGAAGAGGACGCCGCTGTTTACTCGCCACCGTCACTCCCAATCTGAGGGGCGGGGCCCCCAAGCAATGGGCATCCCTGAGAATCAACTGGCCAAACAGGCCGGCTCCGGCGCTTCCAAAGAATCCATTGAATCCACGTCGAGCTTCCAATCTGAAAAAGCCTCGGAGAGCGACAGGCGATCACGGTGGGACAGGTGGGGTTTGACAAGAGGCAAGAAAGACAAAACTCCCTCTCAGTCTGATCTGCCCTCGTCCGTCCCCAAAGAGGAGGGGTTGTCGAACAGCCAGCAGTTCATCCGCTCTGCGTCCGACTTCGCTCCCGTGTTCCACATCAAGCTGAAGGACCACATCTTATCGGAGGGGGACCCTGTGACGCTCAGCTGCCTTCCTGCTGGAAGCCCACATCCAGAAATCACATGGATGAAAG ATCGTAAATCTCTGGAGGTGGATGACAGGATCAACCTGATCTCTCACCCCGATGGCAGACAGCTTCTTACGATCATGAAGTCGAGCCGGAGGGACACTGGGATTTACGAATGTGTAGCTACCAACCCGATCGCTActaccaccacctcctgcacgCTCTCCATAGCTA GTGTCCCAAAGCGGCCGGGGACCCCTGAAATCCCTCAGACGTACAACAACACGGCCCTGGTGCTGTGGAAACCAGCCGACAGCAAGTCGCCCTGCAGCTACACGCTcgagaggaaaacagagg GAGATTCAAAGTGGCTGAGCGTAGCGACCAGAGTTGTTGACTGCTACTACAACGTCACAAACCTGCCTCCAGGGGGCGCCTTCAGGTTCCGTGTCTCCTGCGTCAACAAGGCGGGACAGGGGCCACACAGCAACTCCTCCGCTCCAGTGCGCCTGGGCTCCGCAG atgGCGGTCCGTCACCCACTGTCGCTGTCGTAAAAACTGTCCCGACACCACCTGAACCCGCGGCCCCATCTTCAGTGGCCGTGCCTCCGGTCAAACCAGTCCACAGTGCTCCCAGGGTGACGGTCTCCACCATCCCCTCTCCGAGGGATCCAGCGCCCCCAGCAGTGGTGACGCCCACCCCTGCGTCCTCTCTGCCCTCCAGCGACGCAGCGAGCGCTCCcccagcagcagagcagcctcACAAGACGACCTCCAGTCTTCCTTCTTCACCCACAGTCAAACCCCCTCCGACCTTTGTCCTCCCCAAACCCCAGAGTCCAGTAAACGTGGTGACCCCGATGACCCAGACCCCACCCATATCGCCGCCACCTCCGCTTGTAACCCCGCCTTCAACTCCCACAAAACCAGCCGTGGCCTCTGTGCCCTCGTACGTTCCCACCGCCACCATCACCGCTCGGGTGGCGCCGTCTCCTGTCTCCTTTACCCCCCCAGTGCTCCAGACGTCCAGTTTGAGCCCCATCGCTGAAGGGGCCCGCACCCCGACCAGAGGGACCCCGTCAGGACGCACCACGCCCTCCACCGCCCTCCGGCAGGGGGTCCCGCAGAAACCTTACACCTTCCTGGATGAGAAAGTCAG agGTCGTTTTGGCGTGATTCGGGAGTGTCGAGAGAACGCCACGGGTAAAATCTACATGGCGAAGATCATTCCCTACAGTCAGGAAAACAAGCAGGACATCCTGAAGGAGTACGAGATCCTGAAATCGCTTCACAATGAAAAGGTGATGGCGCTGCACGAAGCCTACGTCACGCCGCGCTACCTGGTGCTGGTGGCGGAGTACTGCACCGGCAAAGAGCTGCTGTACAGCCTGATCGACAG GTTCCGTTTCTCCGAGGACGACGTGGTGGGGTACCTGGTCCAGATCCTCCAGGGCGTCGAGTACCTGCACAATCGCCGCGTCCTCCACCTGGACCTCAAGCCCGACAACATCCTGGTGACCAACCTCAACGCCATCAAGATCGTGGACTTTGGGAGCGCGCAGACCTTCAACCCCCTCAGCCTCAAACACCGAGACTCAGGAGCAGGAACGCTGGATTACATGG CTCCTGAGATGGTGAAAGGGGAAGTGGTCGGTCCGCCTGCCGACATGTGGACTGTCGGAGTCGTCACCTTCATCAT GCTCAGCGGTCGACTGCCCTTCGAAGATAAAGACCCTCAACAGGTCGAATCCAAAATCCTGATGGCGAAGTTTGACCCAACTAAACTTTATCCAAACGTGTCCCAAAGTGCCTCCGCCTTCCTCAAGAAGATGCTGAGCAGTTACCCGTG ggcgCGCTCCACCACACGAGACTGCTTCACTCACGCCTGGCTGCAGGATTCGTACCTGATGAAGCTGAGGAGACAAACTCTCACCTTCTCCTCCGGCCGACTCAAAGAGTTCCTGGTGGAACAACAGTGCCGTCGCTCAGAGGGCGCCACCAAGCACAAAGTGCTGCTGCGGACCTACCAGAGCTCGCCCCAGTCCGCGGCGCCCGCGACTGCACCGCACGTCCCCAGCCCAAAGTGA